A stretch of DNA from Variovorax paradoxus:
GCCGTCGGCCGTGTGCGGGTCGATCAGCGTGGCGAAGCGCTTCTCGGTGTCGCGGATCATCGCGAGCCGGTCGGCATGCGTGCTGCGGCCGCTGCGGAAGCCGAAGCGCTCGGCCGCCTGCTGGAACGCCGGGTCGGCGCTCAGGTCGAAGCTGCCCTTCAGGCCCAGGTCGTCCACGAACAGCTGGCGCAGGCGGGCCGGATCGCGACCGACCAGGTCGAACACGAAGCGCTCGAAGTTGCTGGCCTTGCTGATGTCCATCGACGGGCTCGAGGTTTCGTGCGTGTCGACTGCGGCGCGCACGCGGTACACGCCGGTGCGGAAAAACTCGTCGAGCACATCGTTCTCGTTGGTGGCAACCACCAGCGTCTGGATTGGCAGGCCCATCATGCGTGCCACGTGGCCCGCGCAGACGTTGCCGAAGTTGCCCGAAGGCACGGTGAAGCTCACGGGCTTGTCGTTGCTTGCCGTGGCCTGGAAGTAGCCCGCAAAGTAATAGACGACCTGCGCCAGCAGGCGCGCCCAGTTGATCGAGTTGACGGTGCCGATGCGGTACTTGCGCTTGAAGCCCAGGTCGTTCGACACCGCCTTGACGATGTCCTGGCAGTCGTCGAACACGCCGGTGATGGCGATGTTGTGGATGTTCTCGTCCTGCAGGCTGAACATCTGCGCCTGCTGGAACGGGCTCATGCGGCCGTCGGGCGAGGTCATGAAGACGCGCACGCCCTTCTTGCCGCGCATGGCGTATTCGGCCGCACTGCCGGTGTCGCCGCTGGTGGCGCCCAGGATGTTGAGCTCGGCACCGCGGCGGGCCAGTTCGTACTCGAACAGGTTGCCCAGCAGCTGCATCGCCATGTCCTTGAAGGCCAGCGTGGGGCCGTTGGACAGGGCTTCGAGGTACACGCCGTCTTCGAGCTCGCGCAGCGGCACGATCTCGTCGGAACCGAACACCTCGGCGGTGTAGGTCTTCGCGCAGATCGCCTTCAGGTCGGCCGCGGGAATGTCGTCGATGTACAGCGAGAGGATCTCGAAGGCCAGCTCGTTGTACGGCAGCGTGCGCCATTTGGCGAGCGTGTCGGTGTCGACCTGCGGGTACGTTTGCGGCAGGTACAGGCCGCCATCGGGCGCGAGGCCTTCAAGGAGGATTTCGCAGAAGCGCTTGCGGTCGGGGTGGCCGCGGGTGCTCAGGTAGTTCACTTCAACTCTTCCTTGCGGATGCGCACGATGGGTTCGAGCACGGTCGGCAGCGCTTGCAGCTCGGCCATGACGTCGTCGACGGTGCCTTCGCGCGCGTCGTGCGTGAGGATGATGAGGTCGGTCTGCGTGGAGCCTTCGCCGCCCACTTCGTCGGCTTCGCGCTGCAGCACGGCGTCGATGCTGATGCCGGCGGTGGCCAGCAGGCCCGTCACCTTGGCGAGCACGCCGGCCTGGTCGGCCACGCGCAGGCGCAGGTAGTAGCTGGTGACGACTTCCGACATCGGCAGCACCTTCAGGTCGCTCATGGCGTCGGGGTGGAAGGCCAGGTGCGGCACGCGGTGCGCGGCGTCGGCGGTGTGCAGGCGGGTGATGTCGACGAGGTCGGCAATGACGGCGCTGGCGGTCGGCTCGCTGCCGGCGCCCTTGCCGTAGTACAGCGTGGTGCCGACGGCATCGCCGTGCACGACCACGGCGTTCATCGCGCCTTCGACGTTGGCCAGCAGGCGCTTGGACGGCACGAGTGACGGATGCACGCGCAGTTCGATGCCCTGGGAAGTGCGCTTGGTGATGCCCAGCAGCTTGATGCGGTAGCCGAGTTGTTCGGCGTACTTGATGTCTTGTGCGGCGAGCTTGGTGATGCCCTCGACGTGGGCCTTGTCGAACTGCACGGGGATGCCGAAGGCGATGGCGCTCATCAGCGTGACCTTGTGCGCGGCGTCGACGCCTTCGATGTCGAAGGTGGGGTCGGCTTCGGCGTAGCCCAGACGCTGGGCTTCCTTCAACACGGTGGCGAAGTCCAGGCCCTTGTCGCGCATCTCGGACAGGATGAAGTTGGTGGTGCCGTTGATGATGCCGGCCAGCCACTGGATGCTGTTGGCGGTGAGGCCTTCGCGCAGCGCCTTGATGATCGGAATGCCGCCGGCCACCGCGGCCTCGAAGGCCACCATCA
This window harbors:
- a CDS encoding homoserine dehydrogenase, translated to MKSIQVGLLGAGTVGSGTFKVLQRNQEEIKRRAGRGIEITMVADLDTARAREVAGEGVTVVADAREVIANPDIDIVIELIGGYGIAKQLVLEAIAAGKHVVTANKALLAVHGTEIFAAAHAKGVMVAFEAAVAGGIPIIKALREGLTANSIQWLAGIINGTTNFILSEMRDKGLDFATVLKEAQRLGYAEADPTFDIEGVDAAHKVTLMSAIAFGIPVQFDKAHVEGITKLAAQDIKYAEQLGYRIKLLGITKRTSQGIELRVHPSLVPSKRLLANVEGAMNAVVVHGDAVGTTLYYGKGAGSEPTASAVIADLVDITRLHTADAAHRVPHLAFHPDAMSDLKVLPMSEVVTSYYLRLRVADQAGVLAKVTGLLATAGISIDAVLQREADEVGGEGSTQTDLIILTHDAREGTVDDVMAELQALPTVLEPIVRIRKEELK
- the thrC gene encoding threonine synthase, which codes for MNYLSTRGHPDRKRFCEILLEGLAPDGGLYLPQTYPQVDTDTLAKWRTLPYNELAFEILSLYIDDIPAADLKAICAKTYTAEVFGSDEIVPLRELEDGVYLEALSNGPTLAFKDMAMQLLGNLFEYELARRGAELNILGATSGDTGSAAEYAMRGKKGVRVFMTSPDGRMSPFQQAQMFSLQDENIHNIAITGVFDDCQDIVKAVSNDLGFKRKYRIGTVNSINWARLLAQVVYYFAGYFQATASNDKPVSFTVPSGNFGNVCAGHVARMMGLPIQTLVVATNENDVLDEFFRTGVYRVRAAVDTHETSSPSMDISKASNFERFVFDLVGRDPARLRQLFVDDLGLKGSFDLSADPAFQQAAERFGFRSGRSTHADRLAMIRDTEKRFATLIDPHTADGLKAAREQLVPGVPMVVLETALPIKFAATVVEALGEEPARPKKFEGIEALPKRVVQLPADAEAVKAYIAEHCD